Proteins from a single region of Urocitellus parryii isolate mUroPar1 chromosome 4, mUroPar1.hap1, whole genome shotgun sequence:
- the Odf2 gene encoding outer dense fiber protein 2 isoform X6, whose amino-acid sequence MKGDTVNVRRSVRVKTKVPWMPPGKSSARHVGCKWETPPHCLEITPPSSEKLVSVMRLSDLSTEDDDSGHCKMNHYDKKIDSLMNAVGCLKSEVKMQKGERQMAKRFLEERKEELEEVAHELAETEHENTVLRHNIERIKEEKDFTMLQKKHLQQEKECLMSKLVEAEMDGAAAAKQVMALKDTIGKLKTEKQMTCTDINTLTRQKELLLQKLSTFEETNRTLRDLLREQHCKEDSERLMEQQGALLKRLAEADSEKARLLLMLQDKDKEVEELLQEIQCEKAQAKTASELSKSMESMRGHLQAQLRCKEAENSRLCMQIKNLERSGNQHKAEVEAIMEQLKELKQKGDRDKDTLKKAIRAQKERAEKSEEYAEQLHVQLADKDLYVAEALSTLESWRSRYNQVVKDKGDLELEIIVLNDRVTDLVNQQQTLEEKMREDRDSLVERLHRQTAEYSAFKLENERLKASFAPMEDKLNQAHIEVQQLKASVKNYEGMIDNYKSQVMKTRLEADEVAAQLERCDKENKILKDEMNKEIEAARRQFQSQLADLQQLPDILKITEAKLAECQDQLQGYERKNIDLTAIISDLRSRIEHQGDKLEMAREKHQASQKENKQLSLKVDELERKLEATNAQNVEFLQVIAKREEAIHQSQLRLEEKTRECGSLARQLESALEDARRQVEQTKEQALSKERAAQNKILDLETQLSRTKTELSQLRRTRDDADRRYQSRLQDLKDRLEQSESTNRSMQNYVQFLKSSYANVFGDSPYTSYLTSSPIRSRSPPP is encoded by the exons ACTCCACCTCATTGCCTGGAGATCACACCTCCATCTTCAGAAAAGCTGGTCTCAGTGATGCGCTTAAGTGATCTCTCTACCGAAGATGATGACTCTGGTCACTGTAAAATGAACCACTATGATAAGAAGATTGACAGTCTAATGAACGCGGTTGGTTGCCTCAAGTCTGAG GTCAAGATGCAGAAGGGTGAGCGCCAGATGGCAAAAAGGTTCCTGGAGGAACGGAAAGAGGAATTAGAAGAGGTGGCCCATGAACTAGCAGAGACAGAGCATGAGAACACAGTGCTCAGACACAACATTGAACGCATCAAGGAGGAGAAGGACTTTACCAT GCTTCAGAAGAAACACCTCCAGCAGGAGAAGGAGTGCCTCATGTCCAAGCTGGTCGAGGCTGAAATGGATGGAGCTGCCGCCGCTAAGCAAGTCATGGCCCTGAAGGATACCATCGGGAAACTGAAGACA GAGAAACAAATGACCTGCACGGACATCAACACCCTAACGAGGCAGAAGGAACTGCTCCTGCAGAAGCTGAGCACGTTCGAGGAGACCAACCGCACCCTCCGAGACCTGCTGAGGGAACAGCACTGCAAAGAG GATTCCGAGAGACTAATGGAGCAACAAGGAGCACTACTGAAAAGGCTTGCAGAGGCGGACTCCGAGAAAGCG CGCCTGCTGTTAATGCTACAAGACAAGGACAAGGAGGTAGAAGAGCTCCTCCAGGAAATACAATGTGAGAAG GCTCAAGCAAAGACGGCATCTGAGCTTTCAAAGTCCATGGAGTCTATGCGTGGGCATCTGCAGGCGCAACTTCGGTGCAAAGAGGCTGAGAACAGTCGCCTGTGCATGCAGATCAAG AATTTAGAGCGCAGTGGGAACCAGCACAAGGCGGAAGTGGAGGCAATTATGGAGCAGCTGAAGGAACTGAAGCAAAAGGGAGATCGAGACAAAGATACCTTGAAGAAGGCCATCCGAGCCCAGAAGGAACGCGCTGAGAAGAGTGAGGAGTACGCTGAGCAGCTGCATGTGCAACTTGCCGACAAG GATCTTTATGTTGCTGAAGCTTTATCCACTCTGGAATCATGGAGGAGCCGCTACAACCAGGTTGTGAAAGACAAGGGCGACCTTGAGCTGGAAATTATTGTCCTGAACGA CCGGGTGACAGATCTTGTAAACCAGCAACAAACCTTGGAGGAGAAGATGCGGGAAGATCGAGACAGTCTGGTGGAGAGACTGCATCGGCAGACTGCTGAGTATTCTGCCTTCAAGTTGGAGAACGAGAGGCTGAAG GCGAGCTTCGCCCCGATGGAGGACAAGCTCAACCAGGCCCACATTGAGGTCCAACAGCTGAAGGCATCAGTGAAGAACTACGAGGGGATGATCGACAACTATAAGAGTCAG GTGATGAAAACCAGATTGGAGGCTGATGAAGTGGCTGCCCAGCTAGAACGCTGTGACAAAGAGAACAAGATCCTTAAAGACGAGATGAACAAAGAGATTGAGGCG GCACGtcggcagttccagtcccagctGGCTGACCTGCAGCAGCTGCCTGACATCCTCAAGATCACGGAGGCTAAGCTGGCCGAATGTCAAGACCAGCTGCAGGGCTATGAGAGGAAGAACATCGACCTTACAGCCATCATATCAGACCTGCGCAGCCGG ATCGAACACCAGGGGGACAAGCTGGAGATGGCGAGAGAGAAACATCAGGCTTCccagaaggaaaataaacagcTGAGTCTGAAGGTGGATGAACTGGAGAG GAAACTGGAGGCGACCAATGCCCAGAATGTCGAGTTCCTCCAGGTGATTGCCAAGCGGGAGGAAGCCATCCACCAGTCCCAGCTACGGCTGGAGGAAAAAACCCGGGAATGTGGGTCACTGGCAAGGCAGCTGGAGAGCGCCCTTGAAGATGCCAGGAGGCAG GTGGAACAAACCAAGGAGCAGGCACTCTCCAAGGAGCGAGCAGCCCAGAACAAAATCTTGGACCTTGAGACCCAGCTGAGCAGGACCAAAACTGAACTCAGCCAGCTGCGGCGGACCCGTGATGAT GCTGATCGACGCTACCAGAGCCGCCTGCAGGACCTTAAAGACCGCCTGGAGCAGTCCGAGAGTACTAACCGCAGCATGCAGAACTATGTCCAGTTCCTAAAGTCCTCATATGCCAACGTGTTTGGAGATAGTCCCTATACCTCCTATTTGACAAGCTCTCCCATCCGCTCCCGATCTCCCCCTCCCTGA
- the Odf2 gene encoding outer dense fiber protein 2 isoform X7: MKGDTVNVRRSVRVKTKTPPHCLEITPPSSEKLVSVMRLSDLSTEDDDSGHCKMNHYDKKIDSLMNAVGCLKSEVKMQKGERQMAKRFLEERKEELEEVAHELAETEHENTVLRHNIERIKEEKDFTMLQKKHLQQEKECLMSKLVEAEMDGAAAAKQVMALKDTIGKLKTEKQMTCTDINTLTRQKELLLQKLSTFEETNRTLRDLLREQHCKEDSERLMEQQGALLKRLAEADSEKARLLLMLQDKDKEVEELLQEIQCEKAQAKTASELSKSMESMRGHLQAQLRCKEAENSRLCMQIKNLERSGNQHKAEVEAIMEQLKELKQKGDRDKDTLKKAIRAQKERAEKSEEYAEQLHVQLADKDLYVAEALSTLESWRSRYNQVVKDKGDLELEIIVLNDRVTDLVNQQQTLEEKMREDRDSLVERLHRQTAEYSAFKLENERLKASFAPMEDKLNQAHIEVQQLKASVKNYEGMIDNYKSQVMKTRLEADEVAAQLERCDKENKILKDEMNKEIEAARRQFQSQLADLQQLPDILKITEAKLAECQDQLQGYERKNIDLTAIISDLRSRIEHQGDKLEMAREKHQASQKENKQLSLKVDELERKLEATNAQNVEFLQVIAKREEAIHQSQLRLEEKTRECGSLARQLESALEDARRQVEQTKEQALSKERAAQNKILDLETQLSRTKTELSQLRRTRDDADRRYQSRLQDLKDRLEQSESTNRSMQNYVQFLKSSYANVFGDSPYTSYLTSSPIRSRSPPP, translated from the exons ACTCCACCTCATTGCCTGGAGATCACACCTCCATCTTCAGAAAAGCTGGTCTCAGTGATGCGCTTAAGTGATCTCTCTACCGAAGATGATGACTCTGGTCACTGTAAAATGAACCACTATGATAAGAAGATTGACAGTCTAATGAACGCGGTTGGTTGCCTCAAGTCTGAG GTCAAGATGCAGAAGGGTGAGCGCCAGATGGCAAAAAGGTTCCTGGAGGAACGGAAAGAGGAATTAGAAGAGGTGGCCCATGAACTAGCAGAGACAGAGCATGAGAACACAGTGCTCAGACACAACATTGAACGCATCAAGGAGGAGAAGGACTTTACCAT GCTTCAGAAGAAACACCTCCAGCAGGAGAAGGAGTGCCTCATGTCCAAGCTGGTCGAGGCTGAAATGGATGGAGCTGCCGCCGCTAAGCAAGTCATGGCCCTGAAGGATACCATCGGGAAACTGAAGACA GAGAAACAAATGACCTGCACGGACATCAACACCCTAACGAGGCAGAAGGAACTGCTCCTGCAGAAGCTGAGCACGTTCGAGGAGACCAACCGCACCCTCCGAGACCTGCTGAGGGAACAGCACTGCAAAGAG GATTCCGAGAGACTAATGGAGCAACAAGGAGCACTACTGAAAAGGCTTGCAGAGGCGGACTCCGAGAAAGCG CGCCTGCTGTTAATGCTACAAGACAAGGACAAGGAGGTAGAAGAGCTCCTCCAGGAAATACAATGTGAGAAG GCTCAAGCAAAGACGGCATCTGAGCTTTCAAAGTCCATGGAGTCTATGCGTGGGCATCTGCAGGCGCAACTTCGGTGCAAAGAGGCTGAGAACAGTCGCCTGTGCATGCAGATCAAG AATTTAGAGCGCAGTGGGAACCAGCACAAGGCGGAAGTGGAGGCAATTATGGAGCAGCTGAAGGAACTGAAGCAAAAGGGAGATCGAGACAAAGATACCTTGAAGAAGGCCATCCGAGCCCAGAAGGAACGCGCTGAGAAGAGTGAGGAGTACGCTGAGCAGCTGCATGTGCAACTTGCCGACAAG GATCTTTATGTTGCTGAAGCTTTATCCACTCTGGAATCATGGAGGAGCCGCTACAACCAGGTTGTGAAAGACAAGGGCGACCTTGAGCTGGAAATTATTGTCCTGAACGA CCGGGTGACAGATCTTGTAAACCAGCAACAAACCTTGGAGGAGAAGATGCGGGAAGATCGAGACAGTCTGGTGGAGAGACTGCATCGGCAGACTGCTGAGTATTCTGCCTTCAAGTTGGAGAACGAGAGGCTGAAG GCGAGCTTCGCCCCGATGGAGGACAAGCTCAACCAGGCCCACATTGAGGTCCAACAGCTGAAGGCATCAGTGAAGAACTACGAGGGGATGATCGACAACTATAAGAGTCAG GTGATGAAAACCAGATTGGAGGCTGATGAAGTGGCTGCCCAGCTAGAACGCTGTGACAAAGAGAACAAGATCCTTAAAGACGAGATGAACAAAGAGATTGAGGCG GCACGtcggcagttccagtcccagctGGCTGACCTGCAGCAGCTGCCTGACATCCTCAAGATCACGGAGGCTAAGCTGGCCGAATGTCAAGACCAGCTGCAGGGCTATGAGAGGAAGAACATCGACCTTACAGCCATCATATCAGACCTGCGCAGCCGG ATCGAACACCAGGGGGACAAGCTGGAGATGGCGAGAGAGAAACATCAGGCTTCccagaaggaaaataaacagcTGAGTCTGAAGGTGGATGAACTGGAGAG GAAACTGGAGGCGACCAATGCCCAGAATGTCGAGTTCCTCCAGGTGATTGCCAAGCGGGAGGAAGCCATCCACCAGTCCCAGCTACGGCTGGAGGAAAAAACCCGGGAATGTGGGTCACTGGCAAGGCAGCTGGAGAGCGCCCTTGAAGATGCCAGGAGGCAG GTGGAACAAACCAAGGAGCAGGCACTCTCCAAGGAGCGAGCAGCCCAGAACAAAATCTTGGACCTTGAGACCCAGCTGAGCAGGACCAAAACTGAACTCAGCCAGCTGCGGCGGACCCGTGATGAT GCTGATCGACGCTACCAGAGCCGCCTGCAGGACCTTAAAGACCGCCTGGAGCAGTCCGAGAGTACTAACCGCAGCATGCAGAACTATGTCCAGTTCCTAAAGTCCTCATATGCCAACGTGTTTGGAGATAGTCCCTATACCTCCTATTTGACAAGCTCTCCCATCCGCTCCCGATCTCCCCCTCCCTGA
- the Odf2 gene encoding outer dense fiber protein 2 isoform X5: MKDRSSTPPLHVHVDENTPVHVHIKKLPKPPATSTQKSHKRGMKGDTVNVRRSVRVKTKVPWMPPGKSSARHVGCKWETPPHCLEITPPSSEKLVSVMRLSDLSTEDDDSGHCKMNHYDKKIDSLMNAVGCLKSEVKMQKGERQMAKRFLEERKEELEEVAHELAETEHENTVLRHNIERIKEEKDFTMLQKKHLQQEKECLMSKLVEAEMDGAAAAKQVMALKDTIGKLKTEKQMTCTDINTLTRQKELLLQKLSTFEETNRTLRDLLREQHCKEDSERLMEQQGALLKRLAEADSEKARLLLMLQDKDKEVEELLQEIQCEKAQAKTASELSKSMESMRGHLQAQLRCKEAENSRLCMQIKNLERSGNQHKAEVEAIMEQLKELKQKGDRDKDTLKKAIRAQKERAEKSEEYAEQLHVQLADKDLYVAEALSTLESWRSRYNQVVKDKGDLELEIIVLNDRVTDLVNQQQTLEEKMREDRDSLVERLHRQTAEYSAFKLENERLKASFAPMEDKLNQAHIEVQQLKASVKNYEGMIDNYKSQVMKTRLEADEVAAQLERCDKENKILKDEMNKEIEAARRQFQSQLADLQQLPDILKITEAKLAECQDQLQGYERKNIDLTAIISDLRSRIEHQGDKLEMAREKHQASQKENKQLSLKVDELERKLEATNAQNVEFLQVIAKREEAIHQSQLRLEEKTRECGSLARQLESALEDARRQVEQTKEQALSKERAAQNKILDLETQLSRTKTELSQLRRTRDDADRRYQSRLQDLKDRLEQSESTNRSMQNYVQFLKSSYANVFGDSPYTSYLTSSPIRSRSPPP, encoded by the exons ACTCCACCTCATTGCCTGGAGATCACACCTCCATCTTCAGAAAAGCTGGTCTCAGTGATGCGCTTAAGTGATCTCTCTACCGAAGATGATGACTCTGGTCACTGTAAAATGAACCACTATGATAAGAAGATTGACAGTCTAATGAACGCGGTTGGTTGCCTCAAGTCTGAG GTCAAGATGCAGAAGGGTGAGCGCCAGATGGCAAAAAGGTTCCTGGAGGAACGGAAAGAGGAATTAGAAGAGGTGGCCCATGAACTAGCAGAGACAGAGCATGAGAACACAGTGCTCAGACACAACATTGAACGCATCAAGGAGGAGAAGGACTTTACCAT GCTTCAGAAGAAACACCTCCAGCAGGAGAAGGAGTGCCTCATGTCCAAGCTGGTCGAGGCTGAAATGGATGGAGCTGCCGCCGCTAAGCAAGTCATGGCCCTGAAGGATACCATCGGGAAACTGAAGACA GAGAAACAAATGACCTGCACGGACATCAACACCCTAACGAGGCAGAAGGAACTGCTCCTGCAGAAGCTGAGCACGTTCGAGGAGACCAACCGCACCCTCCGAGACCTGCTGAGGGAACAGCACTGCAAAGAG GATTCCGAGAGACTAATGGAGCAACAAGGAGCACTACTGAAAAGGCTTGCAGAGGCGGACTCCGAGAAAGCG CGCCTGCTGTTAATGCTACAAGACAAGGACAAGGAGGTAGAAGAGCTCCTCCAGGAAATACAATGTGAGAAG GCTCAAGCAAAGACGGCATCTGAGCTTTCAAAGTCCATGGAGTCTATGCGTGGGCATCTGCAGGCGCAACTTCGGTGCAAAGAGGCTGAGAACAGTCGCCTGTGCATGCAGATCAAG AATTTAGAGCGCAGTGGGAACCAGCACAAGGCGGAAGTGGAGGCAATTATGGAGCAGCTGAAGGAACTGAAGCAAAAGGGAGATCGAGACAAAGATACCTTGAAGAAGGCCATCCGAGCCCAGAAGGAACGCGCTGAGAAGAGTGAGGAGTACGCTGAGCAGCTGCATGTGCAACTTGCCGACAAG GATCTTTATGTTGCTGAAGCTTTATCCACTCTGGAATCATGGAGGAGCCGCTACAACCAGGTTGTGAAAGACAAGGGCGACCTTGAGCTGGAAATTATTGTCCTGAACGA CCGGGTGACAGATCTTGTAAACCAGCAACAAACCTTGGAGGAGAAGATGCGGGAAGATCGAGACAGTCTGGTGGAGAGACTGCATCGGCAGACTGCTGAGTATTCTGCCTTCAAGTTGGAGAACGAGAGGCTGAAG GCGAGCTTCGCCCCGATGGAGGACAAGCTCAACCAGGCCCACATTGAGGTCCAACAGCTGAAGGCATCAGTGAAGAACTACGAGGGGATGATCGACAACTATAAGAGTCAG GTGATGAAAACCAGATTGGAGGCTGATGAAGTGGCTGCCCAGCTAGAACGCTGTGACAAAGAGAACAAGATCCTTAAAGACGAGATGAACAAAGAGATTGAGGCG GCACGtcggcagttccagtcccagctGGCTGACCTGCAGCAGCTGCCTGACATCCTCAAGATCACGGAGGCTAAGCTGGCCGAATGTCAAGACCAGCTGCAGGGCTATGAGAGGAAGAACATCGACCTTACAGCCATCATATCAGACCTGCGCAGCCGG ATCGAACACCAGGGGGACAAGCTGGAGATGGCGAGAGAGAAACATCAGGCTTCccagaaggaaaataaacagcTGAGTCTGAAGGTGGATGAACTGGAGAG GAAACTGGAGGCGACCAATGCCCAGAATGTCGAGTTCCTCCAGGTGATTGCCAAGCGGGAGGAAGCCATCCACCAGTCCCAGCTACGGCTGGAGGAAAAAACCCGGGAATGTGGGTCACTGGCAAGGCAGCTGGAGAGCGCCCTTGAAGATGCCAGGAGGCAG GTGGAACAAACCAAGGAGCAGGCACTCTCCAAGGAGCGAGCAGCCCAGAACAAAATCTTGGACCTTGAGACCCAGCTGAGCAGGACCAAAACTGAACTCAGCCAGCTGCGGCGGACCCGTGATGAT GCTGATCGACGCTACCAGAGCCGCCTGCAGGACCTTAAAGACCGCCTGGAGCAGTCCGAGAGTACTAACCGCAGCATGCAGAACTATGTCCAGTTCCTAAAGTCCTCATATGCCAACGTGTTTGGAGATAGTCCCTATACCTCCTATTTGACAAGCTCTCCCATCCGCTCCCGATCTCCCCCTCCCTGA